The DNA window TACCCACAAATGATTTATCAACAGGAATGGCTGCTTTAGTTGCAGGGGCATATATGGCTTACAATAATGTCAGTCTTAATGATGACTATATGAAACCTTTACAAAAACAATTTAAAGAAGCATTTGAAAATATTCCTGATTATAATAAAATGAGTGATAGCGATAAAAAATATCTTTATGACCAAATGGTAATATTAGGAATGACTTTGGCAGTAAACCAATCACAAAATCAACAAAATCCTAATGCAAGAACTACTGCTGATTTAAGAAAAGCTGGGAAAGAGGTTCTTGAAGGAATGTTTGGAGTAGATGCGAGTCAAATAAAAATTACATCATCAGGACTTTCTATATGAACTACTCACAACTAACATCCTAACGAGTGCAAGAGCCACAAGTGTTCTAACACACTTAATAAAAAATATTGTATAAAATACTGAGAAAAGTTTTATACTGATGAGAGTTTCTCAAAAAATTAATAATAACTAATTATAAGAAAATTTTAGGAGGTAAAATTTATGGGAAAAACTTTTAAATATTTATTTATAACAATAATTGTTGGAGCAAGTTTATTTATATCAAAGCCAGCATATTCATTTATGGGATATTGGTATGATTACAATACTGGTTGGATTGAGCAAGATATTATGAGAAGAACTTTTGAAAATCATAATAGAGTTTTTAATAATAGTTCGTCTAATGATGATTATGAAGAACCTGCCCCTCCTAAAAAAGCTAAAATAACTTTTAAATCTAATGGAGATACAAGAGGATTAGATTATTATGTTAATAGATATCCAGAAAATCAAAGAAAAGAAGCAAGAACTTATTTTAAAAGTATACAAGATAGTTTTCCAGAAGTAGCAAAATCTGTTGGAATACCTACAAATGATTTATCAACAGGAATGGCTGCTTTAGTTGCAGGAGCATATATGGCTTACAATAATGTTAGCCTTAATGATGACTATATGAAACCTTTACAAAAACAGTTTAAAGAAGCATTTGAAAGTGTTTCTGATTTTGATAAAATGGGTGATAGTGATAAAAAATATCTTTATGATCAAATGGTGATATTAGGAATGACTTTGGCAGTAACTCAATCTCAAAATCAACAAAATCCTAATGCTAAAACTACTGCTGAGTTAAGAAAAGCTGGTAAAGAAGTTCTTGAAGGAATGATAGGAGTAGATGCAAGTCAAATAAAAATTACATCATCAGGATTATCTTTTTAAAATAATATTAATAAAAAATTTAAGCTGATAATTTGCTTAATTTAGGGAATTCTTTTAAGAATAAAAGCTTAAAAGAGTTCTCTTTTTATTAATAGATATATAAAATAAAAAAGTTTAGGAGTAAAAATGAATAAAAGAATAAATTCATTTACTTTGCATATTTTAGCTATGATATTTATGGTATCTGATCATTTATGGAATATATTTTTCCCCAATCAAGTATGGTTATATATAATTGGAAGACTAGCTTTTCCTATTTTCGCTTTTATGATAGTAGAAGGTTTTTTTAGAACAAAGAATAGAAAAAAATATTTAATTCGTATTTTTTTCTTTGCAATTATTTCAGAAATTCCATTTAACCTTTTCTCAAGTCTTGCAATAAGAGAAGTTATAATGTTATTCTATCCTTATAATAATGTACTCTGGACTTTTCTAATTGCTTTATGTGGATTAAGTTTACTTGAAAAAATAGAAAAATCAAAAAAATTAAATAAAATAATAAAGTTTGTTGGAAAAATTATTATAAATTTTATCTCTATTATGATGGCATATCTTATAAAAAGTGATTATCTTGGATATGGAGTTATAACTGTTTTAATATTCTATTTTTTTAGAGAAAAAAATTATAGAAATATATTCTTTCAAGCTGTATTCATTGCTATTTTAAATATATTTATTATGCCTGAATATGAGTTTCTATTTAATTTTTTTGGAAAAGAGATATTTATAAAAGTTCAAATATTTGCTTTATTCTCATTACCTATAATATGGCTTTACAATGGGAAACAAGGTATTTACAATAATTTTATAAAATATATGTTTTATTTCTTTTATCCTTTACATCTATTATTGATAGTAGCAATCTATCTTTATTATGAAAAAAGTTCTAGTTTTTCACCATTTTAGAATTTAGAGTTTATCAAAAAATTAGGAGGCTTTATGAAAAAATTTATACTATTTATTTTAATAGCAATTGTAGTTACAACAAGCTATGGATTTTTTAACTTTGATGAAAAAAATGATAAGAAAGAAGTAACATCTGCTTTTGAAAATTATATAAATGCAGCACAAAATGAAGATGTAAAAACAATTCATGAGTATCATATTATATGGAGGAATGTATGGCGTACTTCACAAGAAAGTTACAAATATCTTACTTACAAAATAAATGATGTAAAAATAATTAATGAAAAAAATGAAAATGGAAAAAAATTAAAATTTGCTTATGTGAATGTTTCATTAAAATATCCTGATTTAAATTATGCAATGTCAAAATTTTATAAAGACAAAGATTTTAATTCATTAGTGAAAGGAAAAAGTACTTTTACACAAATGGAAATAATAGAAAAGGAAGTATCAAATTTTTTAAAAAATGAATTAAAGAAAAATGATATAAAATATATAGAGAAGAAAATAACTATAAAATTTGAATATATTTTTCCAATTAGGAGATGGAGAATTCCAGAAGAAGAAAATGTAGAATTTTTGAATATTCTTTCACTTGATGCTTATAAAATAAAGGGTATGGAAAAAACAATAGGTGAAATTGCAAGAACACCAATGGGAAATGAGAATAGAGAACTTCTAATTAAAGAAAAGGAAGCTGAAATAAAAAATAAAACAGCAAAAATAGATGATTATAAATTACTTTTAATTTTTTATTCACCAGTAAATAATCCTGATAATTATAATTTTGAAAGAATAGCAAAAGAGTTTATAAAGAATTTTCCTGATTATCCAGAAGCTTACTTTATTATGGCTGATTTTTTATTCCATACTTCACAAGATTATCAAGAAATTTTGAATTATACACAAAAGGGTATTGAGGCATATAAAAATGTTGATATAAATAAATATCCTGAATTTACTTATGAAAATAGCAGAAATCATCCAATGAATGAATTATATGTAAATATGATAGAGGTTTACTTGAAAAAAGGTGAAAAAGATAAAGCAATAGATGTATTTAATAAAAATAAAAAGATTATAAAATATTGGATGCCTCCTGCAAATTATGTACAGCTTATAAAAAAATTAGGAGTAGAGTGGTAGGAGGCTTTTATGACTGACAAATTTAAAAATTATGTGGATAATATCCAAGAAAATGATATTAAAAGTTTAATAATTTCACCACTTATAGTATTAGTCATTGCACAAATACTAAGTATTTTTCTTGAAATGGCTTCTTTTTTTATAACTACTTTTACATCAAGAATAATGTATAACCCTACTGATTATGATACTTTAATTTCAGGAACAAGTTTTCCAAGTTTAGTAGTTTATACTTTACTTTTACTTGCTATTATATTTTTAGTGAAACAAAATTCTAGTATTAAATTTAGTGAAATTGGTGTTAATGGAGAAAAAGGAATAGAGTATTTTTGTTATGGTTCTCTTATAGGAGCATTTATAGTAATGATAATATTTTATTTACTTTACTTTTCAAATTCTATATTATTTGAGATAAATAAAAATATTGTATATACTGATATTTTTAGAATTTTTCTTATCTTTTTTATACTTGCATTAGCCGATCAAATATTAGTTAGAAATTATCTATTAACTTTTTTCACTAAAATGATGGGAATAAGAAATTCTGTTATTTTAATAAGCACTCTATTATTTTTAATTTGTTTTTCAGTAGCAAAATGGTTTAAAATACCAGATATAGAAACAGTAATTTATTTAATTAATATTTTTCTATCATATACTCTGTTTTCTTTAATTTATTATTTCTATGGAAATATGTGGCTATTGGTTGGACTTTCCGCTTTTAATAATTTTTTTCAAGTAGTGGTATTTGGTTCAAGATTAGATACAGTTTATGCTATAAATCCATTGATAAAATTAAAAATTATTGAAAAATATAGTCTATTAAATGGTGGAAATTATGGTTTTGAAGCTGGTATTTATTATACAACTTTATATTTATCTGGAATATTATTTATGATATATAAAATAACATCAGAAAAACAAACAGAAGAAGATATATGGTTAAATTAAATTACTAAAATATTTTGGGAGGATTTATGAGAAAAAATTTTATTTTAGTTACATTTTTATTTTTATTCATCAATATTTTAGGCTTTGCAAATGAAAAAAGTAAAGATATAGATGTTATTTCAATTTTAGATAAAGAAAGAGAGGCATCCTATTTTATTTTAAATTTTTCTTCATTTACTGAATCAAAAGAAATTATGGATTATATAAACACTAATATTAATAAAAAAGGAAGTGCTACATTTATTTTTAATACAAAAGGTATTTTTGATGAAAATGGAAAAGCCATTTATCTTGAAGAAAATACTGATTTTGATGAAAATAATTCTTATAAAATTTCAATAAAATATAAAATAGAAAGTCTAAAAAATAAATCTGGAATTTATATTGATAGTA is part of the Fusobacterium nucleatum genome and encodes:
- a CDS encoding transporter yields the protein MTDKFKNYVDNIQENDIKSLIISPLIVLVIAQILSIFLEMASFFITTFTSRIMYNPTDYDTLISGTSFPSLVVYTLLLLAIIFLVKQNSSIKFSEIGVNGEKGIEYFCYGSLIGAFIVMIIFYLLYFSNSILFEINKNIVYTDIFRIFLIFFILALADQILVRNYLLTFFTKMMGIRNSVILISTLLFLICFSVAKWFKIPDIETVIYLINIFLSYTLFSLIYYFYGNMWLLVGLSAFNNFFQVVVFGSRLDTVYAINPLIKLKIIEKYSLLNGGNYGFEAGIYYTTLYLSGILFMIYKITSEKQTEEDIWLN
- a CDS encoding conjugal transfer protein TraX — protein: MNKRINSFTLHILAMIFMVSDHLWNIFFPNQVWLYIIGRLAFPIFAFMIVEGFFRTKNRKKYLIRIFFFAIISEIPFNLFSSLAIREVIMLFYPYNNVLWTFLIALCGLSLLEKIEKSKKLNKIIKFVGKIIINFISIMMAYLIKSDYLGYGVITVLIFYFFREKNYRNIFFQAVFIAILNIFIMPEYEFLFNFFGKEIFIKVQIFALFSLPIIWLYNGKQGIYNNFIKYMFYFFYPLHLLLIVAIYLYYEKSSSFSPF
- a CDS encoding cell separation protein is translated as MGKTFKYLFITIIVGASLFISKPAYSFMGYWYDYNTGWIEQDIMRRTFENHNRVFNNSSSNDDYEEPAPPKKAKITFKSNGDTRGLDYYVNRYPENQRKEARTYFKSIQDSFPEVAKSVGIPTNDLSTGMAALVAGAYMAYNNVSLNDDYMKPLQKQFKEAFESVSDFDKMGDSDKKYLYDQMVILGMTLAVTQSQNQQNPNAKTTAELRKAGKEVLEGMIGVDASQIKITSSGLSF